The genomic DNA GAACCATTTATCCCAGGAGCGGTTCTCGCCCCTGCGATGTCCAGAGTAATCCCTGGATCAATGGCCATGATCGATTCGGACGCTTCAGGCAGGAAATGGTCGTACTCTACGTCCGTTCCACAGATGACATAGTAGGAATACCTTGTTTCCTCTATGAATCTCAGGATCTCACTTTTTGTATGGCACGGACTGCTTTCCTTCGTGTATATGCCCCCGACGGCCAGGAATCCTTTTGTAAAATCGGCTCTCGCCTTATAATCCTTCCAATCCCCCAGACCGATGATGCCGGCAATCGGTTTTGATCCCCTCTCTGCAATCCGCTGGGCCCTCACCCGGAGACGTTCATATGGAAAGGAAAGGCGCCCGGGCAGATCGTCCTCCACAGATAAGAGCGTGTCTTCAGGATTTGCGTATGCATTTGTCCCAATCAGCGTGCTTTTACCTGAAGAAATGTCATTCAATCGTTCAGCGTGCACCGCTTCAAGATCACGTACAAGGTCCCCGCTCTCGATGTAAGGGATGACCCCTCCAGACTCTTGGATCCGCACGAACTCTTTCCATGCTCTCCGACCGACTTCCTCGGTCAGCCATTCGATATAATACGATCCGGCACCCGGATCAATCACTTTGTCCAGATGGGATTCCTCCCCGATGATCATGGGGATATTCCTCGCCATCCGTTCTCCGAGAACACTTCCGCCACTCCCGTCAAACGGTTGAACATCGATATAATCCACGCCTCCAAGCGTGGAGGCAAATGCTTCTCCACCGCTTCTGAGCATATTGACGTATGGATCCAATCGGGATTTATTCAGTGATGACGTTTCGGCACTCATGCTTCCCCGTTCTGTTGAATCATCTCCGTATGTTTGAATGACGGTCTTCCAAAGGGATGAGAATGCCCTCATCTTCGCCACTTCCATGAAGAACTGACTGCCTACGGCGAAATGAATATGGATTTTGTCTGCAATTTTGTCCATCGTCCATCCTTCCTTCAACAGGATGTCAATGTAGGCCACTCCTTCAGAAAGAGCCAGTGCAAGTTCCTGCACCGCATGGGCACCTTTACTGTGATACGCTGAAAGATCTATTATGATGGGCTTTAAGGCAGGTGCAAAATCATGGATGGTTTCCAGATTCCTTATCCAAGCTGGAACATCCCAATATCCCCCAGAAAAGAGTCCTTGAGATACGGGATCCCAACCGAACACTCCTGAGAAGGCCCCGCCTTTTTCCGCCTTCCACGCATTCATCAATGAAAAATCCCGATCGGTGAGGAAGAATGCATCGGCATCTTTTCCCTTTTCAAGGATCTTCTCCATGAATGAAGGGAAGCCTTCGGGATCGAGATCATCCCCTCTGAAGGAAATGCACTCCTGTCCTTTCTCCAGCGCCTCTTCCAATGCTTTGAACAACCCTTCCCAATTGTTGCGCCAAATGCGCGGGGCCACTTTTGGGCTCCTGCGCTGTGATGTTGCCGCTAACTTGGAAGGAAGATCATCTTTTGTATATAAAGGCTTAAGTATTATGCCTTCGTAGGTTTCTGTCCGGAGGGAATCAACGGATTTCCCCTTCAAAGCCGATTCTGCGGCTGTCTTCCACTCCTCGACGGTACGTGCTTCAAATTCCTGCTCCTTCATCTCCCGCAGCATGAAACTCCCCCTATAATGTAATCGTTTACAAATATGAAGATTCGAAATGTTTTCTCTTTACTATTTTAGTATATAGAAAGAAGCCGTCAGGTTCAATGCGGGCATATGAAAAAACGTCCCGGGAGACAATCCCGGGACGTTC from Rossellomorea marisflavi includes the following:
- a CDS encoding methylmalonyl-CoA mutase family protein, coding for MLREMKEQEFEARTVEEWKTAAESALKGKSVDSLRTETYEGIILKPLYTKDDLPSKLAATSQRRSPKVAPRIWRNNWEGLFKALEEALEKGQECISFRGDDLDPEGFPSFMEKILEKGKDADAFFLTDRDFSLMNAWKAEKGGAFSGVFGWDPVSQGLFSGGYWDVPAWIRNLETIHDFAPALKPIIIDLSAYHSKGAHAVQELALALSEGVAYIDILLKEGWTMDKIADKIHIHFAVGSQFFMEVAKMRAFSSLWKTVIQTYGDDSTERGSMSAETSSLNKSRLDPYVNMLRSGGEAFASTLGGVDYIDVQPFDGSGGSVLGERMARNIPMIIGEESHLDKVIDPGAGSYYIEWLTEEVGRRAWKEFVRIQESGGVIPYIESGDLVRDLEAVHAERLNDISSGKSTLIGTNAYANPEDTLLSVEDDLPGRLSFPYERLRVRAQRIAERGSKPIAGIIGLGDWKDYKARADFTKGFLAVGGIYTKESSPCHTKSEILRFIEETRYSYYVICGTDVEYDHFLPEASESIMAIDPGITLDIAGARTAPGINGSIRKGMDALEKLDRLLSIWEEGMNDDEQT